The following coding sequences are from one Nicotiana tomentosiformis chromosome 3, ASM39032v3, whole genome shotgun sequence window:
- the LOC104102204 gene encoding indole-3-glycerol phosphate synthase, chloroplastic-like, with protein MDSVIPLRTTTATAATVATTVRPRFSIQPLSNPRPNKPAFSLSVPSSIFMSHRARNLPQCSPVRAQQDGSAVASESTIPEGDALKIKEWEAERFKDEIGTSEGIRIRRRPPSGPPLHYVGPFEFRLQNEGNTPRNILEEIVWNKDKEVAQMKEKRPLIVLNKLLSSAPPTRDFLGALKESYSRTELPALIAEVKKASPSRGVLREDFNPVEIAKAYERGGAACLSVLTDKKYFQGSFENLEAIRNAGVECPLLCKEFVIEAWQLYYARVKGADAVLLIAAILPDLDIKYMIKICKLLGLTALVEVHDEREMDRVLGIDGVELIGINNRDLGTFKVDISNTKKLLEGERGERIREKGIIVVGESGLFTPADIAYVQEAGVKAVLVGESLVKQPDPTKGISELFGKDISC; from the exons ATGGATTCTGTAATACCATTGAGAACCACCACAGCAACGGCGGCAACTGTAGCGACGACGGTAAGACCCCGGTTCTCTATTCAACCCCTTTCCAATCCCAGACCCAACAAACCCGCATTCTCCCTGTCAGTTCCATCATCTATTTTCATGTCCCACCGAGCTCGAAATCTGCCGCAATGTTCACCCGTTCGAGCTCAACAG GACGGATCAGCGGTGGCTTCAGAATCCACCATTCCCGAAGGAGATGCTCTCAAAATCAAGGAGTGGGAAGCAGAAAGATTCAAAGACGAAATTGGTACAAGTGAGGGTATAAGAATCAGAAGGAGGCCGCCATCAGGACCTCCTTTGCACTATGTTGGCCCTTTTGAATTTCGGCTGCAGAATGAAGGCAATACTCCACGTAACATACTTGAAGAAATTGTCTGGAACAAGGATAAGGAAGTTGCGCAG ATGAAAGAGAAGAGACCACTTATTGTATTGAACAAACTGCTTAGCAGTGCTCCACCTACCAGAGATTTTCTAGGAGCTCTGAAAGAATCATATTCAAGAACTGAGTTGCCTGCTCTTATTGCTGAAGTGAAGAAGGCTTCTCCAAGTAGAGGTGTTCTTCGCGAAGATTTTAATCCA GTTGAGATCGCCAAAGCTTATGAAAGAGGTGGAGCAGCATGCCTTAGTGTTTTGAcagataaaaaatattttcag GGAAGCTTTGAAAATCTAGAGGCCATAAGGAATGCTGGAGTAGAG TGCCCTTTGTTGTGTAAAGAATTTGTTATAGAAGCTTGGCAACTGTACTATGCTCGGGTTAAAGGTGCCGATGCAGTTCTGTTAATTGCTGCTATTCTACCAGATCTTGACATCAAATATATGATTAAGATCTGCAAATTACTTGGATTGACAGCACTAGTTGAG GTGCATGATGAGAGGGAAATGGATCGTGTCCTCGGAATTGACGGGGTTGAGCTTATTGGCATCAATAATAGAGACCTTG GAACTTTCAAGGTGGACATTAGCAATACCAAAAAGCTTCTTGAAGGAGAGCGTGGAGAAAGGATCCGTGAGAAGGGCATAATT GTGGTTGGGGAGTCTGGACTATTTACTCCAGCTGATATTGCTTATGTACAAGAAGCCGGTGTCAAAGCG GTTCTAGTTGGAGAGTCACTTGTAAAACAGCCAGATCCTACTAAAGGAATAAGTGAACTTTTTGGTAAAGACATCTCCTGCTAA